In Gulosibacter molinativorax, a single window of DNA contains:
- the purM gene encoding phosphoribosylformylglycinamidine cyclo-ligase, whose translation MAEERDLYASAGVDTRAGDHAVELMKQAVQATHGPEVLGGFGGFAGLFDASKLQGMRKPLLATSTDGVGTKVAIAQAIDKHDTIGQDLVGMVVDDIIVVGAEPLFMTDYIACGRVVPERIAAIVEGIAKACAATGTALTGGETAEHPGLLGPDDYDVAGAATGVVDADRVLGAERVKDGDVIISLASSGFHSNGYSLVRRIIADSGIGYTDQAEDFGRTWGEQLLEPTRLYTGELVRILRRPELDGAIHAFSHVTGGGIAANLARVLPQGSWVELDRGLWSPLPVFRVLTDMAGARLEDMEGTWNLGIGMFAIVDASQADAVLAACKEEGLDGWVAGRVSTAPRDFEGFEQGAKGVDGGAVRLVGSYAG comes from the coding sequence GTGGCCGAAGAGCGCGACCTGTATGCATCCGCCGGTGTCGACACCCGAGCCGGCGACCACGCCGTCGAGCTCATGAAGCAGGCGGTGCAGGCGACGCACGGCCCCGAGGTGCTCGGTGGCTTCGGTGGATTTGCTGGCCTCTTCGACGCGTCGAAGCTGCAGGGGATGCGCAAGCCGCTGCTCGCGACCTCGACCGACGGCGTTGGTACCAAGGTCGCGATCGCGCAGGCGATCGACAAGCACGACACGATCGGGCAGGACCTCGTTGGCATGGTGGTCGACGACATCATCGTGGTCGGTGCCGAGCCCCTGTTCATGACCGATTACATCGCGTGCGGCCGCGTCGTTCCCGAGCGCATCGCTGCGATCGTCGAGGGCATCGCGAAGGCGTGTGCCGCGACGGGTACCGCGTTGACCGGCGGCGAGACCGCGGAGCACCCGGGCCTGCTCGGTCCGGATGACTACGACGTCGCGGGTGCCGCGACCGGTGTCGTCGATGCCGATCGCGTTCTCGGCGCTGAGCGGGTCAAGGACGGCGACGTCATCATCTCACTCGCGTCCTCGGGCTTCCACTCCAACGGCTATTCGCTCGTGCGCCGCATCATCGCCGACAGTGGCATCGGGTACACCGACCAGGCCGAGGACTTCGGCCGCACGTGGGGCGAGCAGCTGCTCGAGCCGACCCGCCTCTACACGGGCGAGCTCGTGCGCATCCTGCGTCGTCCCGAACTCGACGGCGCAATTCACGCGTTCTCACACGTGACCGGCGGCGGCATCGCGGCGAACCTCGCGCGGGTGCTGCCGCAGGGTTCGTGGGTCGAGCTCGACCGTGGCCTGTGGTCGCCGCTGCCCGTCTTCCGCGTGCTCACCGACATGGCCGGCGCACGCCTCGAGGACATGGAGGGCACCTGGAACCTCGGCATCGGCATGTTCGCGATCGTCGATGCTTCGCAGGCGGATGCAGTGCTCGCGGCATGCAAGGAAGAGGGCCTGGACGGTTGGGTCGCGGGCCGCGTCTCGACCGCCCCGCGTGATTTCGAGGGCTTCGAACAAGGCGCGAAGGGCGTCGACGGCGGTGCTGTGCGCCTCGTCGGGAGCTACGCGGGCTAG